The window CCGAGCGCCGCTCCCACCACACCCGCCGTTCCGAACACTTCGCCGGCTTCAGGCACACCGCTCACGTCGCCTCTCCCGCCCTCACGATCCGCGCTGCCCAGAGAAGTCCAGCAACCTCGAGCAGGCCCCCCGACATCAGGCAGACCAGTCCCCCCGGGGTGTGCAGGAGGATGTGCAGGGGATCCGCTCCAAGCGCCGCGCCGAGTCCGAGGCCGATCAACGGAAGCAAAGCCAGCACCGAAACCGTCGACCACGCTCCTGCCAACTGGGCCCGCAATTCCTCTCGCCGGCGCCGTTCGGCCCGCAGCGAACCCTCCAGGCGCGCCAACCCCGCAGCAAGGCCGGCTCCCCCGTCGACCGCTACCCGCCAGCAGGCCGCGACTCCGGCAAGCCCGTCAAGACCGGGGCCGGCCGATGCCCGTCTCAGCGCACTCGGCACGTCGCCGCCGAATCGCGCAGCCGCCAGCACCGCGGATTCGGCGACACCCAGCGCACCGGCATTCCGCCCAGCAGCCAGCAGAGCCTGTCCAGGCTCTCGCCCTGCCCGCAGCTCACCCACCACCGCTGCGCAGAGCGCCGTGACCGCGTCGGCGGCTTGCTCACGCTCGCGACGCCGGGCTCTCCGACGCAGCCAGCGCCGCACCAGCGGGATCGCCACCGCCCCCACGATCAGGGGCAGCACCGAATCCCCCACGACAGCAAGGCAGACCGCTACAGGGGCACACAGCCATTCGCGCCGCCGATTGGCGAACGTACGTACCACTGCGCACGCCACCGCAGCGTCCGGCCAAGACGCCCGTTTCCTCACGAAGAGCGCCCTCGCCCGCCGTACGCCCTGGTCGCGGGTCACGGCCAGGCCACCAGCCACTCCCGCGCATACGGCCATCACCCATGCAAGTCCGCTCATGAGCGGGTCATCGCCCGCCGCGATCACAACTGCTCCCCGGTCAGCGCGCCGAGCCGCTGCCACCCGCGCTCCCGGATGAACCCCTCGGGGCCCCACCTCAGCGCGGGCACGGTGACCACAAGGCCCGCCCCGTCTCTCTCGATCACATGCACCTCGGCCAGCCGGCGCCTTCCCCCGCGGTCCCTCGCGAGATGGAGGACAACGGAGAGTGCCGCGGCCAGTTGGCTGTGCAGGGCAGCCCGGTCGAGGCCAGCAGCAGTCCCGAGGGCTTCCAGACGCGCCGGGACGTGCTCGGCCGCATTCGCGTGCACCGTGCCGCACCCGCCTTCGTGCCCCGTGTTCAGCGCCGCCAGCAACTCCGTCACCTCGGCACCTCGCACCTCGCCCACCACAAGGCGGTCAGGACGCATGCGCAGCGCCTGCCGCACCAGATCCCTGAGTGTCACCTGGCCCGCTCCCTCCTGGTTGGCGGGGCGGGACTCGAGGCGCACCACATGCGGGTGGTCGGGGCGCAGTTCCGCAGAGTCCTCTGCGAGCACGATGCGTTCGCGCTCGCCGACCGCCCCCAGCAGGCTCGACAACAACGTCGTCTTCCCGGCGCCGGTTCCACCGCTGATCAGATAGGACGCCCGAGCCTCCACCAAGGCCTTCAGGAGCCGGTCACCGCCGGACGGGACCGTTCCCGCCTTCACCAGTTCCGCCAAGGTGAAGGCCTTGGGCCGCACCACACGCAGAGACAGACACGTCGAGCCGACCGAGACCGGTGGCAGCACGGCATGCATCCGCGTGCCGTCGGGCAACCGCGCGTCCACCCACGGCCTTGCGTCGTCCAGCCGGCGACCGGCCACCGCGGCAAGGCGCTGAGCCAGTCTCCGGACCGCAGCCGCATCGCGAAAGGTCACGCGGGTGAGTTCGAGCCCGCCCCCACGGTCCACCCACACCCTGTCCGGTGCGGACACCAGTACGTCGGTCACCGCCGGGTCTGCGAGGAGCCGCTCAAGGACCCCCGTGCCGACCAGCTCACCACGCAGCTCCTCTGCTGCTCCCAGGACTTCGGTGTCCCCGAGAAGCCTGCCCTGTTCCCGCAGCGCGGCAGCGACCCCGGCCGGAGTGGGCTCCGCCCCGCTGCGCGCCAGCCGCTGCCGAACCGCGTCGAGAAGCGCTTCGGTCATGGCGTGCCTCCCTGGGAGTGCCCGGCCGGGATGCCGGCCGAGGTACCGGCGGCTGTCCAGAAAGCCGCACAGAAGCGGGCGAGAGCTCCACGGGGGTTGCCGCCGGGCGGCATGCCGCCTGCCTGGGCCGCGAACAGTTCCGCATCCACGGGCAAATCGCCCACGAGCGGCAGCCCCAGCGCCTGCGCCACCCACTGATCGTCCAGTCCTGGCCCATACGGGCCGCGCGCGACAACTCGCAGGTCCTCGACGATCGTTCCCACTGCGGATGCCACACGCTGGGCCGCTGCCACCGCTCTCAGTTCCCCGGGGACCACCAAGAGGCCGACGTCCAGCTGCGCGATCGCTTCCGCCACGCTTTCATCGACCCGCCGCGGCAGGTCCACCACCACCGCTCCGCCGAGTCGGCGAGCCGCGGCGAGAACCGACCGCATGGCCCGAGGCGGAATGACCACCCCGTCGTCCCGGCCCCAGCTGAGGACGCGCAACCCATGCAACTCGGGCAGGGAATCCTCCAGCGCGCCTCCGCCGACCCGCCCTTGCGACCGCGCGAAATCCGGCCACCGCGAGCCCTTGGATCCCTCACCTCCCAGGAGCACGTCGATGCCGCCGCCCAGCGGATCACCGTCGATCAGCATCGTCCGGCGGCCGGACCT is drawn from Streptomyces sp. NBC_00178 and contains these coding sequences:
- a CDS encoding TadA family conjugal transfer-associated ATPase — protein: MTEALLDAVRQRLARSGAEPTPAGVAAALREQGRLLGDTEVLGAAEELRGELVGTGVLERLLADPAVTDVLVSAPDRVWVDRGGGLELTRVTFRDAAAVRRLAQRLAAVAGRRLDDARPWVDARLPDGTRMHAVLPPVSVGSTCLSLRVVRPKAFTLAELVKAGTVPSGGDRLLKALVEARASYLISGGTGAGKTTLLSSLLGAVGERERIVLAEDSAELRPDHPHVVRLESRPANQEGAGQVTLRDLVRQALRMRPDRLVVGEVRGAEVTELLAALNTGHEGGCGTVHANAAEHVPARLEALGTAAGLDRAALHSQLAAALSVVLHLARDRGGRRRLAEVHVIERDGAGLVVTVPALRWGPEGFIRERGWQRLGALTGEQL
- the ssd gene encoding septum site-determining protein Ssd, translated to MAGSIADVALPSVGGAGGGPMIVTGDVDLLDDLLRLCAAAGAVPEVHHGPPDERGEWERAPLVLVGDDAAARCRGLTRRRDVLLVGRDQDDPEVWRRAVEIGAEYVLRLPDSEGWLVDQIANAAEGVGRTALTVGVMGGRGGSGASTLACALAVAAARSGRRTMLIDGDPLGGGIDVLLGGEGSKGSRWPDFARSQGRVGGGALEDSLPELHGLRVLSWGRDDGVVIPPRAMRSVLAAARRLGGAVVVDLPRRVDESVAEAIAQLDVGLLVVPGELRAVAAAQRVASAVGTIVEDLRVVARGPYGPGLDDQWVAQALGLPLVGDLPVDAELFAAQAGGMPPGGNPRGALARFCAAFWTAAGTSAGIPAGHSQGGTP
- a CDS encoding type II secretion system F family protein is translated as MSGLAWVMAVCAGVAGGLAVTRDQGVRRARALFVRKRASWPDAAVACAVVRTFANRRREWLCAPVAVCLAVVGDSVLPLIVGAVAIPLVRRWLRRRARRREREQAADAVTALCAAVVGELRAGREPGQALLAAGRNAGALGVAESAVLAAARFGGDVPSALRRASAGPGLDGLAGVAACWRVAVDGGAGLAAGLARLEGSLRAERRRREELRAQLAGAWSTVSVLALLPLIGLGLGAALGADPLHILLHTPGGLVCLMSGGLLEVAGLLWAARIVRAGEAT